The Streptococcus marmotae genome contains the following window.
AGCTGCTGCTTCATCTCCTGCAACAGTTGAAGTATAACTTACAGGTGCTTCAACAACTACTGGTACTTCTTCAGCAGATACTTCCTGAATAACTGGAGCTGGAGTCGGAGCTGGGCTTGCAGGTACAGCGCGAACTGCTGGTGGAAGTTTTACAGTTGTAGTCGTTTGACCGTTTGCTTTACCATTTCCTAATTCTAGTTCTTGATCTACGTAAATTAAATTTGGATTGGTAATCTTGTTTAATGTGACAAGTGATTCGACTGTTGTTCTATGGGTTACAGCAATCTCAGATAGCGTATCACCAGCCTTCACCTTATAGGTATCCGCATTAACTGCATTTGTAATCAACAGTAAGCCCATTGCAATAACCCCTGCAATCATGAGCTGGAATTGTTTCGTTGTAAGTGTCATTTTATTTATATAATCCTTTCTTTCAACTGACATCTATCATACAACTAGAATATTACTCTGACTTTGTGAAAAGATTACAAATGTTACAAATACGTTTAAATTAGACAATAAAAGCACCAAAATGGCGCTTTTTCTTATATTTTCACTAACTTTTCAAGTAATAAAGAAGAATTCCTAAACCAAGAATAACCAACAGAGCAAGACTATCTGCTAATTTCCATTTTAACACACGATACTTTGTTCGACCTTCTCCACCTTGGTAGCCACGCGCTTCCATAGCCGTTGCTAAGGCATCTGCCCTTTTAAAACTAGAGGCAAATAATGGAATCAGAATCGGAATAACAGATTTTACCTTCTGAACAAGACTTCCCTCTCCAAAATCAACTCCCCGCGCCCGCTGCGCATTCATAATCCTTGTTGTATCATCCATAAGAGTTGGAACAAACCGTAAACTCATAGACAACATCAAACCGATTTCATGCACTGGGACCTTCACATAAGTCAACGGAGCCAAACCTGCTTCAATACCATCTGCCAAACTAAGGGGCATCGTGGTTAAGGTGAGTAAAGTAGAAAGAAAAATAATCAAGACAAAGCGGACAAAAATAATTCCTGCTTGCTGGATTCCTTCCTCCGTCACTTTCAAAATCCAGAACTGCCACAAGACGTTATGACCACCTGTAAAAAAGACTTGAAACAGAGTTGTAAAGAGAATAATGCCAATCATGGGCTTTACACCATTAAGGAAAAAGCTCAATTTTATCTTAGATAAAAAGATGACCAGTAATACAAATGCAACCAATAAGAGGTTCGTCACCAGATTATTTGCCCAGAAAATAATCAATAAAAAACTCATCATAACGAGCAATTTACTTCGCGGATCCAAGCGATGTATCATCGAATCTCCTGGAATATAGCGACCTAAAATTAACTTATCCATGGGCTACCACCTCAATCAATTCCTCCATTGTAATCGGCAGATGCTCAAAGACAAATCCTCTGCGCTCCAAATTCGCTGCAAATTTCGTAATTTTAGGAACACCCAACTGAATACTCTCCATAAAATCAACATCTTGAAAAATCACAACCGGTTTTCCTGATTTTACCAATTTTCCATTGGCCATAATAAACACATAATCCGCAAAATTTGCTACATCATCCATCAAATGCGTTACAAGAACAATGGTCATCCCTGTTTGATGAAGCTGTTTAAAAATAGTCATCAATTCCTTTCGGCCTGCTGGATCAAGTCCGGCTGTTGGCTCATCGAGTACTAGAACCTTTGGCTCCATAGCCAAAATCCCAGCAATTGCAACCCGTCGCATTTGTCCACCAGATAATTCAAAGGGACTACGATCAAATAACTCTTCCGATATTCCTACTAGAGCTAGCTTTTCACGCGCAATCTCCTCAGCCTCTTCCCTTGAAATACCAAAATTCTGTGGCCCAAATGCAACATCTTTTAGAACCGTTTCTTCAAAAACCTGACTTTCTGGAAATTGGAAAACAAGTCCCACTTTTTTACGTACTTGTTTAATATCCTTGTTGATAGAGGTTGGTGTAATACAAAAATCATCAATGAAGACTGTTCCAGATGTAGGAATATTAAGACCATTTAATAACTGTAAAATGGTTGATTTTCCGGATCCTGTATGACCGATAATAGCAGTGTAAGAGCCATCTACAATCTCCAAATCGACACCAAAAAGTGCACGTCCTTCAAAAGGCGTGTTCGCTTGATATGTATAATCTACTTGTTGGAGAGTAATGCCCATAATGCTTCTTCTAATTCCTCTTCTGTAAAATAGCGCAATGGAATGGCTAAACCTTTATCACTTAATTCCTGGACGAGTTTTGCTGTAAATGGCTGATCAAGCCCTAAATCTTGTAAATCATCACGCATAAATAATTCTGCAGGACTGCTAATTGACTCTATCTTGCCCTGTTTCATCACCATCACCCGATCACTCAAGGCTACCTCGTCTAAATCATGGGTAATGGAAAGAACAGTAATCTGATATTTTTCCTTAATTTCTTTAACAATCCGAATTAACTCTAATCGTCCTTCAGGATCTAACATACTAGTTGCTTCATCAAGAATAATAATGCTCGGACGCAAGGCAACGACCCCAGCAATCGCAACACGTTGTTTCTGACCACCAGAAAGCCTTGCAGGTTCCCGTTTTTTAAAATCGGACATCCCAACAAGTTCCAAAGCCTCATGAACCCGCTGTGTCATTTCTTCTAGTGGAATTCCTTGATTTTCGAGACCGAAGGCAACGTCATCTTCAACAGTTGCCCCAACAAACTGATTATCTGGATTTTGAAAAACCATGCCAATCTGACGACGTTTCTCCCAAACATTTAGAGGTGTCAAACTATCTCCAGAAATGATAATTTCTCCTGATTCAGCCTCCAAAAGACCATCTATCAAGCGTACTGTAGTTGACTTACCAGATCCATTGTGACCAATGATTGATAACCATTCCCCCTGTTTCACGTGAAACGTTACATCATCTAAAGTATAGTGGTGATCTTCTACATCGTATTTATAGCTTACATGTTTTACTTCAATTATATTTGTCATTACTGAAAAGTATCCTTAAATAAATAGGAGGCTCCCTTAAAATAATCATAACCTGAATACAGAGTGAAAAATAAGGCGATGTAAAGGGTGATTGTTCCTAACAACTGCCAGTGGAGCAATAAAAAGATAATCGCAAACATTTGAGAAAATGTCTTAATTTTACCAGGCATAGCTGCAGCAAGTACCGTTCCGCCATTTTCAACCAAGAGCAAACGCAAGCCAGTAACAGCTAATTCACGACAAATAATAATCGCCACAATCCATGCTGGAGCAAATCCCAGCTCAACTAGCATGATAAACGCTGTCATTACTAGAATCTTATCTGCCATTGGATCCGCAAATTTACCAAAATTCGTGACTACCTGCCATTTACGTGCTAAATAACCATCAAGATAGTCTGTCAAACTAGCAAGTGCAAACAAGATTGCTGCTACAATATGACCAGCAAAACTGTTCCAAACACTTAAAACTAGAATAAATATCGGAATTACCAAGATACGACCAAGCGTTAAAGCATTGGGGATATGTTCTTTTTTCATTTTCTTCCTCATTGTTCAATCGTCAGAAGCACATTTCCTGACTGATTTGTTAAAGCAGATGTATCTAACTTTTGGCCCGCAATCGTAATATCAACTCCACGGACAACACCTAGCACCAGAGTCGCTGTCGAGGTCCCTGCTGGAAGAGTTGCTGATACCGTTGGATTCGCTGTTGATAAAGTAAATCCACCTGCAATCTCGCTATCCGTTAAACTGACCCAACTTGTTACACTAGAAACCGCAAGGGTAACAGTAACTGGTTCTTTCGACCCTTTGACTGTCACAGCCAAGTCACTTCCACCACCAGAAGTTACCAAACTAACACCTGATACTTGACTACTAGAAGAAGGAGCTGTAGACGAAGAAGTACTTACAGAAGTTTCCATTTCCTCCGTAGCAGTACTCGAAGACTGTGATACCACGCTGTAAGAAGTGCTTGTCCCAGTAATTCGTGCCTGATTTTGCACACGAGAATAGACAATATAGGTCACAAAGAAAAGGATAAAAATCGATGCTAACAATAAGTAAATCAATGGTAGATACGATGTTTTCTTTTTTTTCACTTTATAGCTTCTTCTCAATTCAGACTGTAGTTCTTCCTCTTCTCCTGCTTCATAATACATCACTAAACTATTTTTATCATAGGCATCAATCAACACCGCTGCATCTAGCTCCAACACCTCAGCATAACGCTGCAAAAACGAGCGGATGTAGGCTGGATCTGGGATAAATTCAAAATCATTGTACTCTAAAGCCTGCAAATACTTTGCATGGATTTTTGTCATTCGCTGCAAATCAGCAAAATTCCAACCACGACTTTCCCTAGCTGCACGCAGTACCTCTCCTATACTTTTTTGTCTCATCAGTTCCTCTCTCTATCAATTAGTTTTCAATACCATATTGTACCAAAAAATTAGGGAAATTTCGATGTTAATTTACTTTTATTTTGGAAAAATCATAAAATCTGTCATCTCACAGCTAGAAATAAATTGTCGTCCAACGTCGATCACTTCCTCTAGTGTCAGACGGTTCAACAGCCCCGGAATATCAAAAATTGTTTCTGTTTCTGAGACATGCTCCACGAAATAACCAACTGTAAATTCGGACGAATTGAGACCGCGAATAAACTCCCCATACATCTCATTTTTTAGAATGGTAAAATGTTGCTCCGTCACATCAGTATCACGTTCAAAGTTTAACAAGGCTTTTTTTAACTGACTTGAAACAGTAATAGGTTCAGCCGTATCAGCTGTCACAACTGCAAAGTGATAACCTCCATGTACCTCGACATGAAATGAAAGAGAATGGTCAATCTTATTTTCACTGTATAAAGTTTGATATCTCTTAGAGGTACGACCAAGCAACATGGATAGTAAAAAACTGAGACAAATTCGATAATGCTGCTCTTCCTCCTGCCCAATCGAATCATTCCCTCGTAAACCAATCGCCATCTTAGGTAGAGCCACTTCAAGGTATTCCTTGCGGTTCTGCAACAGCGGATTTTTTGGAAGTAGGGGCAAGTTAGCTTTCTTTTCAGCAGTCACAGGATTCTCCGATTGATCCTGCACAATCCATTGAAAGACCTCATCGGCATCTATGTCCCCCATGACAACCAGTGTCATCTTCTGTGGCTGATAAAACTGTCTAAAATTCTCTTGCAAAATCCTAGCAGAAATCCGCTCAATTGACTCTCTCGAACCGGCAATATCCTCAGCCAAGGCTGTATCAGGGTACAAACTATTTAAAATGCCCAAGTACAAACGATGATCTGGATCATCCGCATACATATCAATTTCCTGACCAATAATCTCCTTTTCTCGTTCAACACTTCCTTCTGTAAAATGCGTTTCTCTCACCATTTTCTGCAGCAAGGAAAGAGGTTGACGAAGTTCTTCTGTCGTTGAAAAAAGGTAACTTGTCTGGTTAAAACTGGTATAGGCATTTGCATTTGCACCATATCGAGCAAATTCTTGCAGTAGATCACCACCATTTTCCATTTCAAACAGTTTATGTTCTAAAAAATGTGCAATCCCTGCTGGATAACTCTTTTTGACACTGTCAACATCTGTAAATTCATTGTCAACCGAACCAAACTGAACCTTTAGTATAGCATAGGTCTCTTGAAAATCTTTTTTTGGAATTAACACAACTGTCAAGCCATTTACCAACTTTCCATAATAAACAGGATGTGTCAAGTAAGAGTAGTGTTTTTCTGTCAACTTCATCTTTCCAGTTCAACTCCTTCCATAAAATAAACAGCCTGTAATCGAACCAATCTTGAAGCACGAATTACATCTTCTTTTGAAACTCGTTTGACAGCCTCCATCCATTCGTCTAGCTCTAACTGCTGTTCTCCAAAAATGACCTTATTATAAGCTTGTTCAATCAGCTGCCCCTGCTTATCCTGAGAAAGAGTAGCCGAATGAAGTAACATCTTTTTTGTCAACTCCAATTCTTCATCGGTGAAATGACCTCTTTTGATGTCTAGCAACTGTTTACTGATTTGCCTCATGGTCTTTTTGCGATTTTCCCTATCAATTCCAGCATACACTTTTAAAAGACCTGAAAAAATATTCAACTGACTGCCGATTGTGTAAGCAAGACCTTCCTGTTCACGGACATTTACAAATAATTTTGAATGGGCAAAACTTCCAAATAAACCATTGAGAACAACCAGAGGAATATAATTGACATCTCTGTAAACAGATTGTAAATGATAAGCTAATTCTAAAATAGATTGACCTGTTTCTTTTCGCTCCATTTTTTCTCTAACAACATTTGAAAAATCCTGCTTATAGGTCCATTCTAATTTTGGATTACGATAAGAAAAACGAAAGGCTTTCAATCGATTGATAACTTCTTCCTGGTCAAATTCCCCAGAAAAGAAAAAATCAATCCGGTCTAGATGAATCATGTCCTGTAAAGCCTTGTAAACTGTTTCTGCTGTCTCTTTTTCTACTAAATACCGTTTTCCAATACGCGGAATTTTCAACGATTCATCTTCAAAAAACAAGCTCGAGAGTTCCACATCTGCATGATAAAAATGATCTTCCACCTCTGTATCAAGATAGTTTACTAAATTTGTCTTTTCAATAGTAAAGAACTCTTTCTCAAAAGCCTCCTTTTTAACCAATGGCTTAAACAGACAGGCATATAGAAAATCCAATAATGGTATCGTCAAATCTGATTTTTCTGGTAGGTAGCTTGATTTTATGTAGCTTATTTTTATATCAATCGAATGTACTCGACCCTTTTTTGACACACTAGTGGAGAAGTGCGCGCCATATAACTCTGCTAAACGCTGATGAAATTGATGAGAATTGGGATACTCTTGATTAGCCATATCTAGCATGTTAGAAAGTAAAACTCGGCCAGCCACTGTTTTTTGATTCATTGGAGCTGCAAAACGAACCAAAATCTGATTCGTTGTAAACTTCTCTCCCTCCAAAAAATGTAGATGAACACCCTCTTGCAATTTCATACCTAACTCCTCTAAAACATTCTAAATTCAATTATACCATTTTATGGTATAATAAACTGAAACGAGGTAACTTATGGACTACAAACTATATGATGAATACATTCTCTTACAAGCCTTATTAAAGGAAGTTGGAATCATCCAAAGTGGAGGAGCTATCAAGGGATTTCTACAGGAATTTCCCGTCTTTTTTAATGGTGAAAAAGAAGAACGCAGACGCAAAAAAATCCGTATTGGAGATGTTATCAGTATTCCAAGCCAAAATGCTACGATTACTATTGTTGCACCAACTGAGGATGAGCAAAAACAATACGAGGAAGACAAAGCAGAAAAAGAGCGTGTCGCTAAGCTCGTAAAACAGCTAAATGCGCAAAATAAACAAGGAAAAACAAAAGCAATTCCTTCTGCTAAGACTCCTAAAAACAAAAAGAAAAAAGCTCCTGTCCGCTTCCCAGGTACTTAAGCATGTGGCTAGAATCTTTACGTTTACAACATTTCCGTAATTACCAAGAATTAGACATTCGTTTCCATAACGGATTAAATGTATTTCTTGGGCAAAATGCACAAGGAAAGACGAATATCTTAGAGAGCATTTATTTCTTAGCTCTTACTCGCAGCCATCGAACCCGTACAGACAAGGATTTAGTTCAATTTCAACAAACGCAGCTGACTCTAAACGGATTACTTCACCGGCAAACAGGTAAACTACCACTTGACATTGAGTTGACAGAAAAAGGGCGTATCACTAAGATCAATCATCTAAAACAATCTAAATTATCCGATTATATCGGTCATATGAATGTTGTTCTTTTTGCTCCAGAAGATTTACAACTGATTAAAGGAGCACCAGCTCTTAGACGAAAATTTATAGATGTCGAGCTAGGACAAATCAAGCCAATCTATCTGTCTGACTTATCTCAGTACAATCACATCCTCAAACAACGAAATACCTATCTAAAATCTGCCAATTCGATTGATGAGACCTTTCTTTCTGTCCTAGATCAACAATTAGCTGAATATGGTAGCAAAGTAATCCTACAACGAATGGAATTTCTCAAAAAATTGGAATTTTTTGGTAACAAAAAAGTGATTGACATTTCTAATAAAGGTGAAGAATTAACCATCCACTATCAGTCTTCCATAAAGTTTACAGAATCAGACAATATATTTGACAGTTTTTTGACAGAATTAGCACATTGTCGTAAACGAGATTTGTTCAAAAAAAATACAGGTGTTGGACCCCATCGCGATGATATTAGCTTCTTCCTAAATGGTGTTAATGCCCACTATGGAAGTCAAGGACAACATCGTAGTTTAGTTCTTTCGCTGAAATTGGCCGAAATTGAACTCATGAAAGAAATGACTAGAGAATATCCCATCTTACTACTTGACGATGTCATGAGTGAACTTGACAACAATCGTCAAGTAAAATTACTGGAAACTATCTCTCAAAATATCCAGACATTTATCACCACAACTAGTCTGGATCACCTATCAAAACTACCTGATAAGGTAAAAATCTTTACCGTCCATCAAGGAATAATTGAAGAACAATAAAAGCTGGCATTGCCAGCTTTTATTGTTCTCTTTACAACCTTGTCAAGTTTAGAATGATTTAACAACACCAAGTAAGATGGCACCTGCTACAAAACAAATAATCCCAATGCTCAACCAACCTATTTCTTTTTTTGTCTTTGTTTCACCTAAAAAGAGAATACCACCAATAATGGAGATAATCACACCTAATTGAGAAAAACTAAAGGCAATAGCTAAACCAGCTTTGGCAGCTGCAAGTAGCATAAAGATGTTTCCGATTCCCCACATGATTCCAACTAACGCATTTTTAATGACAACTGCTTCAAGTTGAATCTGGAATTTCATAAATAGTAGCGCTCCTAAGACCATTCCGATAGCCATTGGTAAAATAACCGCTAGAGCATCAAAATGCATGATATTATTAAACAAAATAGCATAGGATAAATAACCGATTGTGGAGGAAGTTAGAGCACGAAATCCTTTTCCAAAATCAGAACCTTTCTCTACAACCACTTTATGTGAATCCTGTTTACTTGTAAAATAAAAACCAATGACCAATAGCAATAAGGCAATGATTCCCAAAACAAATTGAATCGATTTCATCCATTCTCCAAATACAATCGCTCCAATTAAACTACCAAAAACAAGCTGTGCTCCGCTAGACAAAGGATTTGCAACAGATACTCCCATGTACTGCATCGCTTGAAATTGTCCATATTGCCCCATGGACCAGAGCATGCCACCAATAATACCAACTCCCCACAAAGTAGGAGTCATTTCTGGCCTTACTAAAATCCAAACTACCAAAGCAAACAAGAGAGCACCTAGAGTCATTCCAAACGTTTGCTGATTGGGTCTACCGCCAATCTTATTACTTACAAAACCAATACTGCCCCAAGCAATCATGGGAACTAGCGCAAATAAAATACCTTGCATTCTTTCTCCTTTACAATTATATTTACAACTTTGTAAACTATATTTACAGCAATGTAAATATAGTTTACTCTTTTAAATTTTAAAAATACAATTCCATATTCTAACACAATGCCTTTCTTTTGTAAAGAAAAGACAGAACCTCTGAGCAAATCAGAGGTTCTGTTTGGATAGGTGTTATTGTACAGAGTAGTTTGGTGCTTCGTTGGTGATTTGGACGTCATGCGGATGACTTTCTTTTAGACCAGCACCGCTCATTTCGATGAACTGGGCATTGTCATGCAATTCTTGGATATTAGCTGCACCCACATAGCCCATACCAGAACGGATACCACCAAGCATTTGGAAAACAATATCAGCTGCAGCACCTTTGTAGGCTACACGGCCTTCAATTCCTTCTGGAACCAATTTATTCGCTTCGTTGACAGAACCTTGGAAGTAACGGTCACTTGAACCTTTTTTCATCGCTGCAATGGAACCCATTCCACGATAAGTTTTAAATTTACGTCCTTGGAAGATTTCTGTTTCTCCAGGTGCTTCATCTGTCCCTGCAAACATAGAACCAAGCATGACTGCATGCCCACCTGCTGCAAGAGCCTTGACAATATCTCCAGAATACTTGATTCCGCCGTCAGCGATGATTGTTTTTCCATATTCACGTGCTACTTGAGCTGCATCATAAATAGCTGTCACTTGTGGCACCCCAACACCTGCAATCACACGAGTTGTACAAATTGAACCTGGTCCAATACCAACTTTCACCACATCAACACCTGCATCGTAAAGAGCACGAGCTCCCTCTGCTGTTGCAATATTTCCAGCAATTAAAGTACGATTTGGGAAATGGGCACGAATTTCAGCAATTTTACGAAGCACACCGGCAGAATGTCCGTGAGCAGTATCGATCACAATAGCGTCTGCACCTGCTTCAAAAAGAGCTTCTGCACGTTCAAAGGTATCTGAAGTTACGCCAACGGCACCTGCAACAAGTAGGCGGCCAAATTCATCTTTCGCAGCATTTGGAAACTCAATGACTTTTTCAATGTCTTTAATCGTAATAAGGCCAGATAAACGCCCATTTTCATCTACAAGAGGCAGTTTTTCGATGCGATGTTCTTGAAGAATACTTTCAGCTGTCTCTAAATCCGTCCCAACTGGTGCTGTCACTAGATTTTCGCTGGTCATATTGGTTGAAATTGGCTGGTCATAATCCGAGATAAAACGCATGTCACGGTTGGTGATAATCCCGACCAATTTCCGATTTTCCATGGTCTCAACAATTGGTACACCGCTGATGCGGTAGCGACCCATAAGCTCATCTGCCTCTTTAATCGTATGGTTGGGGGTGAGAAAGAATGGATCGATGATAACGCCATTTTCAGAGCGTTTTACCTTGCGAACTTCATCGGCTTGTTGTTCAATCGACATGTTTTTGTGAATCACCCCAAGACCACCGGCACGCGCAATGGCAATCGCCATTTTACTCTCTGTTACAGTATCCATGGCCGCCGTAATGATTGGGATATTGAGGGTTAAATTCTTAGCCAGTTTTGTTTGAAGATTGGCATCATTTGGCAAAACATGACTTTCCGCTGGAATAAGCAATACATCATCAAAGGTAAAACCTTTTTTCAAAAATTTTGTGTCCCAATTAGACATCCACAGATTCCTCTTTTCTTTTTGTTTTTTCAAGCTACCACTAGCTGATTTGTATTTTAAATATCATACCATTTTGAAATCATTTGTCAAATATTATTCGCTTTAAATTCTAAAAAATATTCTATATAAGACATTAAAGGAAAAATATACTATATAATACGAACTTTTTCCAAAAAATAACGTAACTTGTTCATAAAAAGAGCAGAAATTTCATTCCTACTCTTTCGAATATCTGGATTAGTTGAAATAATGTAACCCCATTGCTGCTTTCACTTCCGATAAGGTTTGGGCAGCTGTTTGACGTGCCTTTTCACTTCCTTTTTGAAGCATATTATAGACTTCACCCATGTCCTTCGCAAATTCTAAGCGACGTTCACGAATAGGACCTAATTCTCGTTCTAAGATTTCTAATAGATAACGTTTGGTCTTTACATCTCCTAAACCACCCCGTTGATAGTGATCCTTCATAGCTTCTATTTCCGCTTTATCTTCCTCACGGCCAAAGACATCTAAATAATGGAAAACCATATTGCCTTCAATCTTT
Protein-coding sequences here:
- a CDS encoding LysM peptidoglycan-binding domain-containing protein; translation: MTLTTKQFQLMIAGVIAMGLLLITNAVNADTYKVKAGDTLSEIAVTHRTTVESLVTLNKITNPNLIYVDQELELGNGKANGQTTTTVKLPPAVRAVPASPAPTPAPVIQEVSAEEVPVVVEAPVSYTSTVAGDEAAAKEWIAQKESGGSYTAQNGIYYGRYQLTDSYLNGDYSAENQERVADAYVTNRYGSWSAAQEFWLANGWY
- a CDS encoding energy-coupling factor transporter transmembrane component T family protein encodes the protein MDKLILGRYIPGDSMIHRLDPRSKLLVMMSFLLIIFWANNLVTNLLLVAFVLLVIFLSKIKLSFFLNGVKPMIGIILFTTLFQVFFTGGHNVLWQFWILKVTEEGIQQAGIIFVRFVLIIFLSTLLTLTTMPLSLADGIEAGLAPLTYVKVPVHEIGLMLSMSLRFVPTLMDDTTRIMNAQRARGVDFGEGSLVQKVKSVIPILIPLFASSFKRADALATAMEARGYQGGEGRTKYRVLKWKLADSLALLVILGLGILLYYLKS
- a CDS encoding energy-coupling factor transporter ATPase, with the translated sequence MGITLQQVDYTYQANTPFEGRALFGVDLEIVDGSYTAIIGHTGSGKSTILQLLNGLNIPTSGTVFIDDFCITPTSINKDIKQVRKKVGLVFQFPESQVFEETVLKDVAFGPQNFGISREEAEEIAREKLALVGISEELFDRSPFELSGGQMRRVAIAGILAMEPKVLVLDEPTAGLDPAGRKELMTIFKQLHQTGMTIVLVTHLMDDVANFADYVFIMANGKLVKSGKPVVIFQDVDFMESIQLGVPKITKFAANLERRGFVFEHLPITMEELIEVVAHG
- a CDS encoding energy-coupling factor ABC transporter ATP-binding protein gives rise to the protein MTNIIEVKHVSYKYDVEDHHYTLDDVTFHVKQGEWLSIIGHNGSGKSTTVRLIDGLLEAESGEIIISGDSLTPLNVWEKRRQIGMVFQNPDNQFVGATVEDDVAFGLENQGIPLEEMTQRVHEALELVGMSDFKKREPARLSGGQKQRVAIAGVVALRPSIIILDEATSMLDPEGRLELIRIVKEIKEKYQITVLSITHDLDEVALSDRVMVMKQGKIESISSPAELFMRDDLQDLGLDQPFTAKLVQELSDKGLAIPLRYFTEEELEEALWALLSNK
- the pgsA gene encoding CDP-diacylglycerol--glycerol-3-phosphate 3-phosphatidyltransferase — translated: MKKEHIPNALTLGRILVIPIFILVLSVWNSFAGHIVAAILFALASLTDYLDGYLARKWQVVTNFGKFADPMADKILVMTAFIMLVELGFAPAWIVAIIICRELAVTGLRLLLVENGGTVLAAAMPGKIKTFSQMFAIIFLLLHWQLLGTITLYIALFFTLYSGYDYFKGASYLFKDTFQ
- the rodZ gene encoding cytoskeleton protein RodZ codes for the protein MRQKSIGEVLRAARESRGWNFADLQRMTKIHAKYLQALEYNDFEFIPDPAYIRSFLQRYAEVLELDAAVLIDAYDKNSLVMYYEAGEEEELQSELRRSYKVKKKKTSYLPLIYLLLASIFILFFVTYIVYSRVQNQARITGTSTSYSVVSQSSSTATEEMETSVSTSSSTAPSSSSQVSGVSLVTSGGGSDLAVTVKGSKEPVTVTLAVSSVTSWVSLTDSEIAGGFTLSTANPTVSATLPAGTSTATLVLGVVRGVDITIAGQKLDTSALTNQSGNVLLTIEQ
- the yfmH gene encoding EF-P 5-aminopentanol modification-associated protein YfmH, with protein sequence MKLTEKHYSYLTHPVYYGKLVNGLTVVLIPKKDFQETYAILKVQFGSVDNEFTDVDSVKKSYPAGIAHFLEHKLFEMENGGDLLQEFARYGANANAYTSFNQTSYLFSTTEELRQPLSLLQKMVRETHFTEGSVEREKEIIGQEIDMYADDPDHRLYLGILNSLYPDTALAEDIAGSRESIERISARILQENFRQFYQPQKMTLVVMGDIDADEVFQWIVQDQSENPVTAEKKANLPLLPKNPLLQNRKEYLEVALPKMAIGLRGNDSIGQEEEQHYRICLSFLLSMLLGRTSKRYQTLYSENKIDHSLSFHVEVHGGYHFAVVTADTAEPITVSSQLKKALLNFERDTDVTEQHFTILKNEMYGEFIRGLNSSEFTVGYFVEHVSETETIFDIPGLLNRLTLEEVIDVGRQFISSCEMTDFMIFPK
- the yfmF gene encoding EF-P 5-aminopentanol modification-associated protein YfmF, with amino-acid sequence MKLQEGVHLHFLEGEKFTTNQILVRFAAPMNQKTVAGRVLLSNMLDMANQEYPNSHQFHQRLAELYGAHFSTSVSKKGRVHSIDIKISYIKSSYLPEKSDLTIPLLDFLYACLFKPLVKKEAFEKEFFTIEKTNLVNYLDTEVEDHFYHADVELSSLFFEDESLKIPRIGKRYLVEKETAETVYKALQDMIHLDRIDFFFSGEFDQEEVINRLKAFRFSYRNPKLEWTYKQDFSNVVREKMERKETGQSILELAYHLQSVYRDVNYIPLVVLNGLFGSFAHSKLFVNVREQEGLAYTIGSQLNIFSGLLKVYAGIDRENRKKTMRQISKQLLDIKRGHFTDEELELTKKMLLHSATLSQDKQGQLIEQAYNKVIFGEQQLELDEWMEAVKRVSKEDVIRASRLVRLQAVYFMEGVELER
- a CDS encoding RNA-binding S4 domain-containing protein, whose product is MDYKLYDEYILLQALLKEVGIIQSGGAIKGFLQEFPVFFNGEKEERRRKKIRIGDVISIPSQNATITIVAPTEDEQKQYEEDKAEKERVAKLVKQLNAQNKQGKTKAIPSAKTPKNKKKKAPVRFPGT
- the recF gene encoding DNA replication/repair protein RecF (All proteins in this family for which functions are known are DNA-binding proteins that assist the filamentation of RecA onto DNA for the initiation of recombination or recombinational repair.) — protein: MWLESLRLQHFRNYQELDIRFHNGLNVFLGQNAQGKTNILESIYFLALTRSHRTRTDKDLVQFQQTQLTLNGLLHRQTGKLPLDIELTEKGRITKINHLKQSKLSDYIGHMNVVLFAPEDLQLIKGAPALRRKFIDVELGQIKPIYLSDLSQYNHILKQRNTYLKSANSIDETFLSVLDQQLAEYGSKVILQRMEFLKKLEFFGNKKVIDISNKGEELTIHYQSSIKFTESDNIFDSFLTELAHCRKRDLFKKNTGVGPHRDDISFFLNGVNAHYGSQGQHRSLVLSLKLAEIELMKEMTREYPILLLDDVMSELDNNRQVKLLETISQNIQTFITTTSLDHLSKLPDKVKIFTVHQGIIEEQ
- a CDS encoding GRP family sugar transporter yields the protein MQGILFALVPMIAWGSIGFVSNKIGGRPNQQTFGMTLGALLFALVVWILVRPEMTPTLWGVGIIGGMLWSMGQYGQFQAMQYMGVSVANPLSSGAQLVFGSLIGAIVFGEWMKSIQFVLGIIALLLLVIGFYFTSKQDSHKVVVEKGSDFGKGFRALTSSTIGYLSYAILFNNIMHFDALAVILPMAIGMVLGALLFMKFQIQLEAVVIKNALVGIMWGIGNIFMLLAAAKAGLAIAFSFSQLGVIISIIGGILFLGETKTKKEIGWLSIGIICFVAGAILLGVVKSF